A portion of the Calothrix sp. 336/3 genome contains these proteins:
- a CDS encoding DUF3536 domain-containing protein, protein MTSAADLPASTGTSWTSSENIHHSSDPAKTATGVYVTVHGHFYQPPRENPYLDAIERQPGAAPFHDWNERIHHECYRPNAFARVLNNKGEVVGIVNNYEYLSFNIGATLMSWIERHDVEVYQRILAADRQSCERLNGHGNAIAQVYNHIIMPLANEQDKYTQIRWGKADFRSRFGRDPEGMWLAETAVDYATLAALIAEDIRFIILAPSQAQRCRPFASEHDPQPEWLEVGGSQIDPTRPYRCYLPDSGQEKYIDIFFYDGPISRDMGFSDVLNSSNFLAGRIGAAIHGDHRPSQLISVATDGETFGHHRGGTEKTLAYAFTEEFPRWGWQVTNFAHYLSLHSPTWEVELKPVTAWSCAHGVDRWQDDCGCGGAPGWHLKWRKPLRNALNWLRDQLIDVYTQHGQLFFQNPWQARDEYIDVIRDRTPENVQSFLFRHQTHKLTPEEQVDALRLLEMQRHALLMFTSCGWFFEEISRPEGTQILRYAARALELAGDVAGVQLEAEFVRRLAKAPSNIDIFKDGAEVYRQLVLTAQISFRQVAAHHAITSLFHHGQGTKSQSKRVYCYRANQSDYHLQRMGAMTLVIGQLELVSEITWESQNLIFAVLHLGGWDFHCCIQPFTGRRNYSKLKEKLSESLQQASAARTILVMRDLFGETAFSLQDLFAEERHRLMHLLSQETLTRLDQLYTQTYRDNYGVLMAFHRDGIAPPQELQGAAEIALGYRCMQALRNLEQDIAEGQIGVNYLVQLEAIATEAKHLRCQLHIPEGKQILEQIIVRSLWLLLHDPQVEIDADIPSLGKLIDISYQLNIGISLDRAQELYYNCLHQQILPQLQVAISQGEDSTRYGQLLKLGQKLAVDVSSK, encoded by the coding sequence ATGACTTCTGCTGCTGATTTACCAGCTAGTACTGGTACAAGTTGGACATCATCGGAAAATATCCACCACAGTTCTGATCCCGCGAAGACAGCAACGGGTGTATACGTAACTGTTCATGGTCATTTTTACCAACCACCCAGGGAAAACCCTTACTTGGATGCCATTGAAAGACAACCAGGAGCAGCGCCTTTTCATGATTGGAATGAAAGAATTCACCATGAGTGCTATCGTCCGAATGCCTTTGCCAGAGTGTTAAATAACAAAGGCGAAGTGGTGGGGATCGTTAATAACTATGAATATTTGAGCTTTAATATTGGGGCGACTTTGATGTCATGGATAGAACGCCATGATGTGGAAGTATACCAAAGAATTTTGGCAGCCGATCGCCAGTCCTGTGAGCGATTAAATGGACATGGCAACGCGATCGCCCAAGTTTATAACCATATCATCATGCCCCTGGCAAATGAGCAGGACAAATATACGCAGATTCGTTGGGGTAAAGCAGACTTCCGTTCCCGTTTCGGACGTGATCCCGAAGGAATGTGGTTAGCGGAAACCGCAGTAGACTATGCAACCTTAGCAGCGTTAATCGCCGAAGATATCCGCTTTATTATTCTGGCTCCCTCCCAAGCACAACGCTGTCGTCCCTTTGCCAGTGAACATGATCCCCAACCGGAATGGCTAGAAGTTGGTGGCAGTCAAATTGATCCCACCCGTCCCTATCGCTGTTATCTGCCAGACTCTGGACAGGAAAAATATATAGATATCTTCTTTTATGATGGTCCTATTTCCCGTGACATGGGTTTTAGTGATGTTCTCAATAGTTCCAATTTTCTCGCAGGTAGAATTGGAGCCGCAATCCATGGAGATCATCGTCCATCTCAGTTAATCTCCGTAGCTACCGATGGGGAAACCTTCGGACATCATAGGGGAGGAACGGAAAAAACCCTTGCCTATGCATTTACGGAAGAATTCCCCCGTTGGGGATGGCAAGTAACTAATTTTGCCCATTATCTGAGTTTACATTCTCCCACCTGGGAAGTGGAATTAAAACCCGTCACCGCATGGAGTTGCGCCCATGGTGTCGATCGCTGGCAAGATGATTGTGGTTGTGGTGGAGCGCCGGGATGGCATTTAAAATGGCGAAAACCATTGCGAAATGCTTTAAATTGGCTACGGGATCAATTGATTGATGTTTATACACAACATGGTCAGTTGTTCTTCCAAAACCCGTGGCAAGCTAGGGATGAGTATATTGATGTGATCCGCGATCGCACTCCCGAAAATGTACAAAGTTTCTTGTTCCGTCACCAAACCCACAAATTAACCCCCGAAGAACAGGTAGATGCTCTGCGGTTGCTGGAAATGCAGCGTCACGCACTACTAATGTTCACTAGCTGTGGCTGGTTTTTTGAAGAAATTTCTCGCCCCGAAGGCACACAAATCCTCCGTTATGCCGCACGAGCTTTAGAATTAGCTGGGGATGTGGCAGGGGTACAATTAGAAGCGGAGTTTGTCAGACGATTGGCAAAGGCTCCCAGTAATATCGATATCTTTAAGGATGGTGCAGAAGTATATCGCCAATTGGTACTCACTGCCCAAATTAGTTTTCGACAGGTTGCCGCACACCACGCGATTACTTCCCTATTTCATCATGGGCAGGGAACAAAATCTCAGTCTAAACGTGTTTATTGTTACAGGGCTAATCAGTCAGATTACCACCTGCAACGTATGGGGGCGATGACTCTGGTAATAGGGCAACTAGAGCTAGTATCTGAAATTACCTGGGAAAGTCAGAATTTAATCTTTGCGGTACTGCATTTAGGGGGTTGGGATTTCCATTGTTGTATTCAACCCTTTACTGGTAGACGCAACTATAGCAAACTCAAGGAAAAACTCTCTGAGTCTTTGCAACAAGCTAGTGCTGCTCGTACTATCTTGGTGATGAGAGATTTGTTTGGTGAAACAGCTTTTAGTTTACAAGACTTGTTTGCTGAGGAGCGTCATCGCTTGATGCACTTGCTTAGTCAAGAAACCCTGACAAGACTCGACCAACTTTATACTCAAACCTATCGAGATAATTACGGTGTCTTAATGGCATTTCACCGTGATGGGATTGCTCCACCCCAGGAATTGCAGGGAGCTGCGGAAATTGCCCTAGGTTATCGGTGTATGCAAGCACTGCGTAATTTAGAACAGGATATTGCGGAAGGGCAAATAGGTGTGAATTATCTGGTGCAGTTAGAGGCGATCGCCACAGAAGCAAAACACCTACGTTGTCAACTACACATACCCGAAGGGAAGCAAATATTAGAACAGATAATAGTGCGATCGCTCTGGTTGTTGTTGCATGATCCCCAGGTAGAAATTGATGCAGATATCCCATCTTTAGGCAAATTAATTGATATCAGTTATCAGCTAAATATCGGTATCTCCTTAGATCGTGCCCAAGAACTATATTACAACTGCTTGCACCAGCAGATATTGCCACAACTACAAGTTGCCATCTCCCAAGGAGAAGATAGCACGAGATATGGTCAACTGCTGAAATTAGGACAAAAGTTAGCCGTTGATGTGAGCAGTAAGTAA
- the cax gene encoding calcium/proton exchanger, with product MSTKNIIFLVLLLFIPVSVAAHFLEWGELIVFITAGLAILPLAAWMGAATEEIAVVVGPTLGGLLNATFGNATELIIALVALKAGLVDVVKASITGSIIGNLLLVMGLSMLLGGLRFKEQTFQPIVARVNAAAMNLAVIAILLPTAMNYTSQGIGEETLQNLSLAVAVILIFVYALTLLFSMKTHAYLYEVGVAENEAEELAAHKPNVLLWTGVLLVCTLFVAVESELLVDSLEVATSQLGLTALFTGVILVPIIGNAAEHATAITVAMKDKMDLSLSVAVGSSMQIALFVAPVLVIAGWIFHQPMDLDFNPFELVAVAVAVLIANSISSDGKSNWLEGTLLLAAYAVLGFAFYFHPVIEGMG from the coding sequence ATGTCAACTAAGAATATTATCTTTCTCGTTCTACTACTATTTATTCCTGTTTCCGTCGCTGCTCACTTTTTAGAGTGGGGGGAATTAATCGTTTTTATCACAGCCGGTTTAGCAATCCTACCTCTTGCAGCCTGGATGGGTGCAGCAACAGAGGAAATCGCCGTTGTTGTTGGTCCCACCTTGGGAGGTTTACTCAATGCCACTTTTGGCAACGCCACAGAATTAATCATTGCCTTAGTTGCTTTGAAAGCAGGATTAGTCGATGTTGTCAAAGCCAGTATTACAGGTTCAATTATTGGTAACTTATTACTAGTCATGGGTTTATCCATGCTATTGGGTGGCTTGCGCTTCAAAGAGCAGACATTTCAACCCATTGTGGCACGGGTGAATGCAGCTGCCATGAATTTAGCAGTCATTGCCATTCTCTTACCCACTGCCATGAATTACACTTCCCAAGGGATTGGTGAGGAGACACTGCAAAACCTTTCCCTAGCAGTGGCAGTGATTTTAATTTTTGTCTATGCCCTAACTCTGTTATTTTCCATGAAAACTCACGCCTACCTCTATGAAGTAGGTGTCGCAGAAAATGAAGCCGAAGAACTGGCAGCACACAAACCCAATGTTTTACTCTGGACTGGAGTTTTACTAGTATGTACCTTGTTCGTTGCTGTGGAGTCTGAGCTATTAGTTGATTCCCTAGAAGTTGCCACCTCCCAACTGGGTTTAACTGCACTCTTCACCGGGGTAATTCTGGTTCCGATTATTGGTAACGCTGCGGAACACGCCACCGCTATTACTGTTGCCATGAAGGATAAAATGGATCTTTCCCTATCCGTTGCTGTCGGTTCGAGTATGCAAATTGCCCTATTTGTCGCACCGGTTCTGGTAATTGCTGGGTGGATATTTCACCAACCCATGGATTTAGATTTCAATCCCTTTGAATTAGTTGCTGTTGCTGTTGCTGTCTTAATTGCCAATAGTATCAGCTCTGATGGCAAGTCTAACTGGCTCGAAGGTACATTATTACTAGCTGCCTATGCTGTATTGGGATTTGCTTTCTACTTCCACCCAGTGATTGAGGGGATGGGATAA
- a CDS encoding peptidoglycan-binding protein — protein MSDLSILMTGMLVAGQISPPKMAQAVVIQSDNQVEQSTQGQTSQVVITTEITPPEFVPIKENLENATTPVSKQEIFISGMELGTVNNISPSWDYEFYPQPEFMGNSPILQSAMNLLTNSRNKDVDKTLIHENSPRPGKPDKSLSRRSRRLINNKMARLNSSLPLLRFGHSGDSVRVLQKLLSSNGYALPVDGSFDALTEAAVKAFQDQRNLVVDGIVGRNTWRELTL, from the coding sequence ATGAGCGACCTTAGTATACTGATGACGGGTATGTTAGTAGCAGGACAGATAAGTCCTCCGAAGATGGCACAGGCTGTAGTTATCCAGTCAGATAATCAGGTGGAACAGTCTACACAAGGTCAGACATCTCAGGTAGTTATAACTACGGAGATAACACCACCGGAATTTGTGCCCATCAAGGAAAATCTAGAGAATGCCACTACTCCTGTAAGCAAACAGGAAATTTTCATCTCAGGGATGGAGTTGGGAACTGTTAATAATATCAGCCCTAGCTGGGATTACGAATTTTACCCCCAACCGGAATTCATGGGAAATTCTCCCATCTTACAGTCAGCCATGAATTTGTTAACAAATAGCAGAAATAAAGATGTAGATAAAACTCTGATTCATGAAAATTCCCCTCGTCCTGGTAAACCTGATAAAAGTTTATCTCGTCGTAGTCGGCGGTTAATTAACAATAAAATGGCTCGGTTGAATTCTAGCTTGCCGCTTTTACGCTTTGGTCATTCTGGGGATTCGGTGCGAGTTTTACAGAAATTACTATCATCTAATGGTTATGCACTTCCTGTAGATGGTAGCTTTGACGCTCTCACAGAAGCTGCGGTTAAAGCTTTTCAAGACCAGCGAAATTTAGTTGTAGATGGAATTGTAGGGCGTAACACTTGGAGAGAATTAACTTTGTAA
- a CDS encoding DUF4359 domain-containing protein: MKLINLLAGVGVIGLVVLGGVMAKTNPPQEEYESYATGKLTEYVKTNVCKKTTGFLEKVINFQCDKVLDSGKTEIRNVIAGSTKRQDYIIFSIYTTNLNVNSLVPGVRLDAFLPTEPVYQFESIGVFGNFYTYKAEQKGKVMGNRQSVEIVMGGLSR, translated from the coding sequence ATGAAACTGATAAATCTTTTGGCTGGGGTAGGGGTAATTGGATTGGTAGTTTTAGGGGGAGTAATGGCAAAAACGAATCCTCCCCAGGAAGAATATGAAAGCTACGCCACAGGAAAATTGACAGAATACGTCAAAACCAATGTTTGTAAGAAAACCACAGGATTCTTGGAAAAAGTTATCAACTTCCAGTGTGATAAAGTTCTTGACTCTGGGAAAACAGAGATTCGGAATGTGATTGCTGGGAGTACTAAGCGCCAAGACTATATTATTTTCAGTATTTACACGACAAATTTAAACGTTAATTCCCTAGTACCCGGTGTCAGACTAGATGCTTTTTTACCGACTGAACCTGTTTATCAGTTTGAGAGTATAGGAGTTTTCGGAAATTTTTATACCTACAAAGCGGAGCAGAAGGGTAAGGTGATGGGGAATCGGCAATCAGTGGAAATAGTCATGGGTGGTTTGAGCCGGTGA
- a CDS encoding serine/threonine-protein kinase, with protein MLEAEQILQNRYQLQRKLGDNGVRQTWLAQDLQANDTKQQQVVVKLLAFGGTVQWDDLKLFEREAQILQQLDHPRIPQYVDYFCIDDRNLWFGLVQAYIPGASLKEKLAQGQRFTEKQVRQIAIDILNILIHLHELNPAILHRDIKPSNLLWTEDEQIYLVDFGAVQDKAAKEGVTFTVVGTYGYAPMEQFGGRAVAASDIYALGATLIHLLTGISPAELPQKDMRIQFHDKVNGNSAFVKWLSEITEPSVERRISTAREALDALKNNRTFSTMFRQVQKPRHSQVMLNKSDSYLSIKLPKQPTVIEVFGFSMTVLFLVLTGFVFLAGILAVLLFAAPLFALGLLLVLCLIWWTMLDGLLLSAFAHQRVYITKDYFSVELWLFNFCRNKIIGNTHDIQDVFQSVMQLSRKSSFQIESCAEKEMVTIQTEHKRYSFGMGLSAMECVWLANEIKDWLR; from the coding sequence ATGCTGGAAGCAGAACAGATATTACAAAATCGTTATCAACTGCAACGAAAACTAGGTGATAATGGAGTTCGGCAAACTTGGCTAGCACAGGATTTACAGGCAAATGATACTAAACAGCAGCAGGTAGTCGTTAAACTCCTAGCTTTTGGTGGTACTGTGCAATGGGATGATCTCAAGCTTTTTGAACGGGAAGCGCAAATTCTCCAACAGTTGGATCATCCCAGAATTCCCCAGTATGTGGATTATTTTTGTATTGACGATCGCAATCTCTGGTTTGGTTTAGTACAAGCTTATATCCCTGGTGCATCCTTAAAGGAAAAACTGGCACAGGGGCAAAGATTTACCGAAAAACAAGTTCGTCAAATTGCCATCGATATCTTAAACATCCTGATTCATTTACATGAGTTGAACCCCGCAATTCTACATCGAGATATCAAACCGAGTAATCTCCTCTGGACAGAAGATGAGCAAATATATTTAGTAGACTTTGGTGCAGTGCAGGATAAAGCTGCCAAGGAAGGGGTAACTTTTACCGTTGTGGGAACCTATGGTTATGCTCCCATGGAACAATTTGGTGGTAGAGCTGTAGCCGCATCTGATATTTATGCTTTGGGAGCAACCTTAATCCATTTACTCACGGGAATCTCTCCCGCAGAGCTACCACAAAAGGATATGCGAATTCAGTTTCACGACAAGGTAAACGGGAATTCTGCCTTTGTTAAATGGCTCTCGGAAATCACCGAACCCTCGGTAGAACGTCGGATTAGCACCGCGAGGGAAGCATTAGATGCACTCAAAAATAATCGTACCTTTAGCACAATGTTTCGCCAGGTACAGAAACCCCGTCACAGCCAAGTGATGTTAAATAAATCAGATAGTTATTTGTCAATTAAATTACCAAAACAGCCGACTGTAATTGAGGTTTTTGGTTTTAGTATGACAGTACTATTTTTGGTGTTAACCGGGTTTGTTTTCTTGGCTGGGATTTTAGCTGTATTGCTATTTGCAGCACCACTATTTGCCCTAGGTTTATTATTGGTTCTCTGCCTGATTTGGTGGACAATGCTGGATGGATTATTACTATCTGCCTTTGCCCATCAAAGAGTATATATTACCAAAGATTATTTTTCTGTGGAGTTGTGGTTATTTAACTTCTGCCGCAACAAAATCATTGGTAATACCCACGACATTCAAGATGTTTTCCAAAGTGTAATGCAACTGAGCCGCAAAAGTAGCTTTCAGATAGAAAGTTGTGCAGAAAAAGAAATGGTAACTATTCAAACTGAACACAAGCGCTATTCCTTTGGTATGGGTTTGTCGGCAATGGAATGTGTTTGGTTAGCAAATGAGATTAAAGATTGGTTGCGATAA
- a CDS encoding DUF924 family protein, whose translation MSQVREILDFWFGSPEELEYGKPRKFWFSKQPEIDAEIRTRFLKDYEKAAAGYLDDWIEFPNTCLALILLLDQFPRNMFRDTPEAFATDWEALSTAQHAVAQAYDQELLPVQRWFIYLPFEHSENLEHQNQAVKLFQRLGNDSESASVIEYALRHRQVIAHFGRFPHRNAILGRISTAEEEEFLQEVGSF comes from the coding sequence ATGTCACAGGTAAGAGAAATTTTAGACTTTTGGTTTGGTAGTCCAGAGGAATTAGAGTATGGCAAGCCTCGAAAATTTTGGTTTAGCAAACAACCAGAAATTGATGCCGAAATCCGTACCCGTTTTTTAAAAGACTACGAAAAAGCCGCAGCCGGATACTTAGATGACTGGATTGAATTCCCTAACACCTGTCTGGCACTGATTTTGCTTCTTGATCAATTTCCTCGTAATATGTTTCGAGATACACCAGAAGCCTTTGCCACCGATTGGGAAGCTCTTTCCACTGCTCAACACGCTGTTGCCCAAGCTTATGATCAGGAACTTTTGCCTGTACAACGTTGGTTTATTTATTTACCTTTTGAACATAGTGAAAACTTGGAGCATCAAAACCAAGCAGTTAAATTATTTCAAAGACTTGGGAATGACAGTGAAAGTGCGAGTGTGATTGAATACGCTTTACGCCACAGGCAAGTCATTGCACATTTTGGACGCTTTCCCCATCGTAATGCCATTTTGGGTAGAATCTCTACAGCCGAAGAAGAAGAGTTTCTCCAGGAAGTGGGTTCATTTTAG
- a CDS encoding SRPBCC family protein, producing MSAFNLSKSVSSDMTWSQEKQQLLIQGEILLETRSHTAWGGAVTAWMYVPMVRSQVFEKLTDYPKWVQYFPDVTKSEVIGKGRGGAKRLYQAAQKAFFLFTAQAEIYLNVVEEIGQKIQFRLEKGTFHDFSADLKLQDYGNGTIVSYTVQATPNIPIPSMFIQQAMNFELPANMRKMRQVLCKIQ from the coding sequence ATGTCTGCGTTTAACCTATCAAAGAGCGTAAGTTCCGATATGACTTGGAGTCAAGAAAAGCAACAATTGTTGATACAGGGTGAAATTTTGTTGGAGACACGATCCCACACCGCTTGGGGAGGTGCTGTTACTGCTTGGATGTATGTACCAATGGTGCGATCGCAAGTCTTTGAAAAACTCACAGATTACCCCAAATGGGTACAGTACTTTCCTGATGTCACCAAAAGTGAAGTTATTGGTAAAGGTAGAGGAGGAGCAAAACGTCTGTATCAAGCAGCACAAAAAGCCTTCTTCTTATTTACTGCCCAGGCAGAAATTTACCTGAATGTTGTAGAAGAAATTGGTCAAAAAATCCAGTTTCGCCTGGAAAAAGGCACATTTCATGATTTCAGCGCCGACTTAAAGCTACAGGACTACGGTAACGGTACGATAGTTAGTTATACCGTTCAAGCCACACCGAATATTCCCATCCCCTCGATGTTTATTCAACAGGCAATGAATTTTGAATTACCAGCAAATATGCGTAAAATGCGACAAGTGCTATGTAAAATTCAGTAA